In one Corallococcus sp. EGB genomic region, the following are encoded:
- a CDS encoding cyclopropane-fatty-acyl-phospholipid synthase family protein, with protein MKPLCASTLLPSPLLARARDANGAESSASPAPLTPGDVWTWHEALAARGLARQGSSSRVYCHTGLVDRLPSPGTPGPELREHLRGSQEALLAELARAMGTFPDGGEVLDVGSVLGGSALYWAQEHRARVTAMVTVPTHLEQVRRFAHEAGVGSRVQPRLCTNEPPRHPEAYDAVIAVENTCATPRAEWLRGMHTRLRPGGMLAVADCFWVRPDAVHPSADAWSRHLGSVNAFLADAREAGLELEAHDDVSARAVGFWTLSSELRVHEHLARGPADARSLRAALNAARAESRREHVWLQQGLLDGGLEYALLVLRREG; from the coding sequence ATGAAGCCCCTCTGCGCCTCCACCCTCCTGCCGTCCCCGCTCCTCGCTCGCGCGCGGGACGCGAACGGCGCGGAGTCCTCCGCCAGCCCCGCGCCCCTCACCCCGGGCGACGTCTGGACCTGGCATGAAGCCCTCGCCGCGCGAGGCCTCGCCCGCCAGGGCTCCAGCTCCCGCGTGTACTGCCACACGGGCCTGGTGGACCGGCTGCCATCGCCCGGCACGCCGGGGCCGGAGCTGCGCGAGCACCTGCGCGGCTCACAGGAGGCGCTGCTCGCGGAGCTGGCGCGCGCCATGGGCACCTTCCCGGACGGCGGCGAGGTGCTGGACGTGGGCAGCGTCCTGGGCGGCAGCGCGCTGTACTGGGCCCAGGAGCACCGCGCGCGTGTGACGGCGATGGTGACCGTGCCCACGCACCTGGAGCAGGTGCGCCGCTTCGCGCACGAGGCCGGCGTGGGCTCGCGCGTGCAGCCCCGGCTGTGCACGAACGAGCCGCCCCGCCACCCCGAGGCCTATGACGCCGTCATCGCCGTGGAGAACACCTGCGCCACGCCCCGCGCGGAGTGGCTGCGCGGCATGCACACCCGGCTCCGGCCCGGCGGCATGCTGGCCGTCGCGGACTGCTTCTGGGTGCGCCCGGACGCAGTGCACCCGTCCGCGGATGCGTGGAGCCGGCACCTGGGCAGCGTGAACGCGTTCCTCGCCGACGCGCGCGAGGCGGGCCTGGAGCTGGAGGCCCACGACGACGTGTCCGCGCGGGCGGTGGGCTTCTGGACGCTGAGCTCGGAGCTGCGCGTCCACGAACACCTGGCCCGCGGCCCCGCGGACGCCCGCAGCCTGCGCGCCGCGCTCAACGCCGCCCGCGCCGAGTCGCGCCGCGAGCACGTGTGGCTGCAACAGGGGCTGCTCGATGGCGGCCTGGAGTACGCGCTGCTCGTGCTGCGCCGCGAAGGGTGA
- a CDS encoding DNA repair exonuclease codes for MRFSFVHAADLHLDTPFRGVATHGPLLERFQQSTFHALARIVDVCLRERVTFLLLAGDLFDVKDRSVRARLALRAELARLDRADIQTFIVHGNHDPLSGDTGTLGLPASVKVFGPEWEDVEVRREGRRLCHVQGVSYPDVEVRENLSARFRRTGEHFSVGLLHANLGGDAGHANYAPCTAADLAAGGLDYWALGHVHTRAEHLLPGGGVAVYPGNPQGRHVHETGERGCVVVDVEDGVARRRFVPVDRVRWHRLDVPLAGVTSLDMLQAVATEVVESRCAEDFDGHAVRLTLAGRGPLHRELARPGARTQLEADLRERLARAHPPVLLESLRDGSRPEVDLEAVRAGGGFLGTLLEEAEALSHDGAALAALWDDEDLTTLGQRLKRLGVDALEAPRPELVAQAGQRGVEQLHEEAS; via the coding sequence ATGCGCTTCTCCTTCGTGCACGCCGCGGATCTCCACCTGGACACGCCATTCCGAGGAGTGGCCACGCACGGCCCCCTCCTGGAGCGCTTCCAGCAATCCACCTTCCATGCGCTCGCGCGCATCGTGGACGTGTGCCTGCGCGAGCGCGTGACGTTCCTGCTGCTGGCCGGGGACCTGTTCGACGTGAAGGACCGCTCGGTGCGCGCCCGGCTGGCGCTGCGCGCGGAGCTGGCGCGGCTGGACCGCGCGGACATCCAGACCTTCATCGTCCACGGCAACCATGATCCGCTGAGCGGCGACACCGGCACGCTGGGGCTGCCCGCGTCGGTGAAGGTGTTCGGCCCGGAGTGGGAGGACGTGGAGGTGCGACGCGAGGGCCGGCGCCTGTGCCACGTGCAGGGCGTGTCCTATCCGGACGTGGAGGTGCGCGAGAACCTGTCCGCCAGGTTCCGCCGCACCGGCGAGCACTTCAGCGTGGGCCTGCTGCACGCGAACCTGGGCGGCGACGCGGGCCACGCGAACTACGCGCCCTGCACGGCCGCGGACCTGGCGGCGGGCGGGCTGGACTACTGGGCGCTGGGCCACGTGCACACGCGCGCGGAGCACCTGCTGCCCGGAGGCGGCGTGGCCGTGTACCCGGGCAACCCGCAGGGCCGGCACGTGCACGAGACGGGCGAGCGCGGCTGCGTGGTGGTGGACGTGGAGGACGGCGTCGCGCGCAGGCGGTTCGTGCCGGTGGATCGCGTGCGGTGGCACCGGCTGGACGTGCCGCTCGCGGGCGTCACGTCGCTGGACATGCTCCAGGCGGTGGCCACGGAGGTCGTGGAGTCGCGGTGCGCGGAGGACTTCGACGGGCACGCGGTGCGCCTCACGCTGGCCGGACGCGGGCCGCTGCACCGGGAGCTTGCGCGGCCCGGAGCGCGCACGCAGCTGGAAGCGGACCTGCGCGAGCGGCTGGCGCGGGCGCATCCGCCGGTGCTGCTGGAGTCGCTGCGCGATGGCAGCCGGCCGGAGGTGGACCTGGAGGCGGTGCGCGCCGGAGGCGGCTTCCTGGGCACGCTGCTGGAAGAGGCGGAGGCGCTGTCCCACGACGGCGCGGCGCTCGCGGCGCTGTGGGACGACGAGGACCTGACGACGCTGGGGCAGCGGCTCAAGCGGCTGGGCGTGGACGCGCTGGAGGCGCCGCGGCCGGAGCTGGTGGCGCAGGCCGGGCAGCGCGGCGTGGAGCAGCTCCACGAGGAGGCATCATGA
- a CDS encoding AAA family ATPase — MKPGLRITRFQVDGFGHFRGYSGTPGPGLTLLYGPNEAGKSTLLAFLRGVLFGFEKRGQPERYEPEGALFGGELWLDTAAGPLVVRRHGGKRASEGALTVRGPEGQPLPETLLEQALADVPRELFYEVFAFRLDELSSFQRLAQQQGVSEALFAAGMQGARRLPEAVERLRKDSEALYLPRGQKKELNLVMKDLEEVQQRLREAGDRPALYFSTRDLLAERVAEGHALEVARKHTEHALDHASRLESALADLAVLARDRAELATLPALDTFPPGAETRLEDVLQRRKMYRAQQAQLHERLTPIEEARERLAAPWPVRERAESLRAALATYSGHSEQLRGLPARRAALTSRRRQLEQSLGELGLAVDAGGLLALDLGSRARGELESLAARLDAADAALAQAEAEQARTREERARLAAALSRVQAEVETLPDARPAQVRQRQAAVGRMRAARGDLERLAEQRMEQRRQMDGVRAPTDAVPMRSLLPLSWVVAAALVALGFAALAAWLAGPSVGGLCAVGGLLLVGLLLFVRHRVEAARQASLEAQAARHRWRQQEEERFRSTQAAMSAREELLQRELLHASGAAGLSPGASLADLAAQESQLAELLTQAERRELLLREEDALRTAWDAAVHEDQRAEEARLRASQREEVLREEWAAFLVARSFPETLSAASALTLWHDAAALRQRLLDLRTDEEEFTVAETACEAVTARLLQEARAAGLPPGPAETVAARVSVALEEVRSRAADQRHLDGQRGELLAEKARLDQLVLDEDQAWEALLAEGGCQDEATLRRRAVQARRYTELMGRVREHGQRVQALTGLDEAAAREAVHAAGGEAGLKDQLATLRERHRTEGERHKAVLTEQGSLKTQLSQWENDDRVARLRIQEETLRAKAAELATRYAADRLTLALLGRARRRFEEEQQPRVIQRASELFSELTAGRYRRVFIPAGDARELRVSDGTKDWGAEQLSRGTREQLFLAFRLAVIRDFGETRGALPLITDDVLVNFDSERARGAVRLFARLAEAHQVIAFTCHPWLREHFEAEGAHVLELPGASKSPREGLRVVSGG, encoded by the coding sequence ATGAAGCCGGGCCTGCGCATCACCCGCTTCCAGGTGGACGGCTTCGGGCACTTCCGGGGCTACTCGGGGACGCCGGGCCCGGGGCTCACGCTGCTGTACGGGCCCAACGAGGCGGGCAAGAGCACGCTGCTGGCGTTCCTGCGCGGCGTGCTGTTCGGCTTCGAGAAGCGCGGCCAGCCGGAGCGCTACGAACCGGAGGGCGCGCTCTTCGGCGGAGAGCTGTGGCTGGACACGGCGGCCGGCCCGCTGGTGGTGCGCCGCCACGGTGGCAAGCGCGCGTCGGAGGGCGCGCTCACGGTGCGCGGCCCCGAGGGCCAGCCGCTGCCGGAGACCTTGCTGGAGCAGGCGCTGGCGGACGTGCCGCGCGAGCTGTTCTACGAGGTGTTCGCCTTCCGTCTGGACGAGCTGTCCTCGTTCCAGCGGCTCGCGCAGCAGCAAGGCGTGTCGGAGGCGCTGTTCGCCGCGGGCATGCAGGGCGCCCGGCGGTTGCCGGAGGCGGTGGAGCGGCTGCGCAAGGACTCGGAAGCGCTGTACCTGCCGCGCGGCCAGAAGAAGGAACTGAACCTGGTGATGAAGGACCTGGAGGAGGTGCAGCAGAGGCTGCGAGAGGCGGGGGACCGGCCCGCGCTCTACTTCTCCACGCGCGACCTGCTGGCGGAGCGCGTCGCGGAGGGCCACGCGCTGGAGGTGGCGCGCAAGCACACCGAGCACGCGCTGGACCACGCCTCGCGGCTGGAGTCCGCGCTGGCGGACCTGGCGGTGCTCGCGCGCGACCGGGCGGAGCTGGCCACGCTGCCGGCGCTGGACACCTTCCCGCCGGGCGCGGAGACGCGGCTGGAGGACGTGCTCCAGCGGCGCAAGATGTACCGCGCCCAGCAGGCGCAGCTGCACGAGAGGCTCACCCCCATCGAGGAGGCCCGGGAGCGGCTGGCGGCGCCCTGGCCCGTGCGTGAACGCGCCGAGTCCCTGCGCGCGGCGCTGGCCACGTACTCCGGCCACTCGGAGCAGCTTCGCGGCTTGCCCGCGCGCAGGGCGGCGCTCACGTCGCGGCGGCGGCAGCTGGAGCAGTCGCTGGGAGAGCTGGGGCTCGCGGTGGACGCGGGCGGGCTGCTCGCGTTGGACCTGGGCTCGCGGGCGCGGGGAGAGCTGGAGTCGCTCGCGGCGCGGTTGGATGCGGCGGACGCGGCGCTCGCGCAGGCGGAGGCGGAGCAGGCGCGCACGCGTGAGGAGCGGGCGCGGCTGGCGGCGGCCCTGTCGCGGGTCCAGGCGGAGGTGGAGACCCTTCCCGATGCGCGGCCCGCGCAGGTGCGGCAGCGGCAGGCGGCGGTGGGGCGGATGCGCGCGGCGCGCGGGGACCTGGAGCGCCTGGCCGAGCAGCGCATGGAGCAGCGCCGCCAGATGGACGGCGTGCGGGCCCCCACGGACGCGGTGCCGATGCGCTCGCTGCTGCCGCTGTCGTGGGTGGTGGCGGCGGCCCTGGTGGCGCTGGGGTTCGCGGCGCTCGCGGCGTGGCTCGCGGGTCCGTCGGTGGGCGGGCTGTGCGCGGTGGGCGGGCTGTTGCTGGTGGGGCTGTTGCTGTTCGTGCGCCATCGCGTGGAGGCGGCGCGGCAGGCCAGCCTGGAGGCGCAGGCGGCGCGGCACCGCTGGCGGCAGCAGGAGGAGGAGCGCTTCCGCTCGACGCAGGCGGCGATGAGCGCGCGCGAGGAGCTGCTCCAGCGGGAGCTCCTGCATGCCTCCGGCGCGGCGGGGCTGTCTCCGGGCGCGTCGCTCGCGGACCTGGCCGCGCAGGAGTCACAGCTCGCGGAGCTGCTGACGCAGGCCGAGCGGCGCGAGCTGCTCCTGCGCGAAGAGGACGCGCTGCGCACGGCCTGGGACGCGGCGGTGCACGAGGACCAGCGCGCGGAGGAGGCGCGGCTGCGCGCGAGCCAGCGCGAGGAGGTGCTGCGCGAGGAGTGGGCGGCGTTCCTGGTGGCGCGCAGCTTCCCGGAGACCCTCTCCGCGGCCTCGGCGCTGACGCTGTGGCACGACGCCGCGGCGCTGCGGCAGCGGCTGCTGGACCTGCGCACGGACGAAGAGGAGTTCACCGTGGCGGAGACCGCGTGCGAGGCGGTGACGGCGCGGCTGCTCCAGGAGGCCCGGGCAGCGGGCCTGCCGCCGGGCCCCGCGGAGACCGTGGCCGCGCGCGTGTCCGTGGCGTTGGAGGAGGTGCGCTCCCGCGCGGCGGATCAGCGGCACCTGGACGGCCAGCGCGGCGAGCTGCTCGCGGAGAAGGCGCGGCTGGACCAACTGGTGCTGGACGAGGACCAGGCCTGGGAGGCGCTGCTCGCGGAAGGCGGATGCCAGGACGAAGCCACCCTCCGCCGCCGCGCGGTGCAGGCGCGCAGGTACACGGAGCTGATGGGCCGGGTCCGGGAGCACGGCCAGCGCGTGCAGGCGCTCACGGGGCTGGACGAGGCGGCAGCCCGCGAAGCGGTGCACGCGGCGGGCGGTGAGGCGGGCTTGAAGGACCAGCTCGCCACGCTGCGCGAGCGCCACCGGACGGAAGGCGAACGGCACAAGGCGGTGCTCACGGAGCAGGGCAGCCTGAAGACGCAGCTGTCGCAGTGGGAGAACGACGACCGCGTAGCGAGGCTGCGCATCCAGGAGGAGACGCTGCGGGCGAAGGCGGCGGAGCTGGCCACGCGCTACGCGGCGGATCGGCTGACGCTGGCGCTGCTGGGCCGCGCGCGCCGGAGGTTCGAGGAGGAGCAGCAGCCGCGCGTCATCCAACGGGCCAGCGAGCTGTTCTCGGAGCTGACGGCGGGGCGCTACCGCCGCGTCTTCATCCCGGCCGGCGACGCGCGCGAGCTGAGGGTGAGCGACGGGACGAAGGACTGGGGCGCGGAGCAGCTGTCGCGAGGCACGCGGGAGCAGCTGTTCCTCGCGTTCCGGCTGGCCGTCATCCGTGACTTCGGAGAGACGCGGGGCGCGCTGCCGCTCATCACGGACGACGTCCTGGTGAACTTCGATTCGGAAAGGGCCCGGGGCGCGGTGCGGCTCTTCGCGAGGCTGGCGGAAGCCCACCAGGTCATCGCCTTCACCTGCCACCCGTGGCTGCGCGAGCACTTCGAAGCGGAGGGCGCCCACGTCCTGGAGCTGCCCGGCGCCTCGAAGTCGCCCCGCGAAGGTCTGCGGGTCGTCTCCGGTGGGTAG